Proteins from a genomic interval of Salvelinus sp. IW2-2015 linkage group LG14, ASM291031v2, whole genome shotgun sequence:
- the LOC111972742 gene encoding phospholipase DDHD1-like isoform X2, whose amino-acid sequence MSNFKDIKSTCQLSSDNNSVSSNDWDMANDVFVTCYEDPMGENIHGEMDSVQSGLEIHLPPLLLGDHRLSQDSMLLGLVEEAYSGYHPLPDSGTDYLDITNDLNYTESDGNVTTKKRNRSTSSRHRGEVVTELGPEEVRWFYKEDKRTWKPFVGHDSLKIEVIYRKLCELNPCKVKCRSPTTEQEDASESATGSEPQLVDVAHGGAVQAETATGDAEVGGDREWEKDELDLDSISVNVEAVCVRGGLYEVDVKDKECYPVYWNQQDCIAVMRGQWFVDGTWLPLEEDESDLIELEHLARFRGHQTRETYEAAIEVVTTTVDNKDAIQSLKLSRSHVDWHSVDEVYLYSDATTSKIARTVTQRLGFSKAGSSGTRLHRGYVEEAAPEDTPPETTHIVFVVHGIGQKMDQGRIIRNTSMMREAARKMEEKHFSDRSTGHVEFLPVEWRSKLCLDGDTVDSITPDKVRGLRDMLNSSAMDIMYYTSPLYRDEITKGLTQELNRLYSLFCMRNPEFGESGKVSIVSHSLGCVITFDIMTGWDPVHFRHEELWAEPEVMQERWPSCQGRQLQEEMRLTRLRLRDLENQFAGLQSPSSEGSSSALKFKVENFFCMGSPLAVFLALRGIRPGNNVTQDHILPKSICQRLFNVFHPTDPVAYRLEPLILKNYSNISPVQIHWYNTCSPTPYDQIRPTLLNPALKERASISDTESLPSPCTSPPQTRRHYGESITNLGKASIMGAASLGKGIGGIFFSRFSRSSGQWSWRGALTLSCEKAWWRAAIGRR is encoded by the exons ATGAGCAATTTTAAGGACATAAAGTCGACCTGTCAACTGAGCTCGGATAATAATTCCGTGAGCAGCAATGACTGGGATATGGCCAATGATGTGTTTGTGACCTGCTACGAGGACCCGATGGGAGAGAATATACACGGGGAGATGGACTCGGTCCAGTCCGGCTTGGAAATACACCTGCCTCCGCTGCTGCTAGGCGATCACCGTTTATCTCAGGACAGCATGCTATTGGGCCTAGTGGAGGAAGCTTACTCGGGCTATCATCCTCTCCCCGACTCGGGGACAGACTATTTGGATATCACAAACGACCTGAACTACACCGAAAGTGATGGGAATGTGACTACAAAGAAACGTAACCGCTCCACCAGTTCCAGGCACCGCGGGGAGGTCGTCACCGAGCTGGGACCAGAGGAAGTGCGATGGTTCTACAAAGAGGACAAGAGAACATGGAAGCCATTTGTTGGCCACGACTCTTTGAAAATTGAAGTCATTTACCGCAAATTATGTGAACTAAATCCCTGCAAGGTCAAATGTCGGAGTCCCACCACCGAACAAGAGGATGCCAGTGAGTCGGCCACGGGTTCCGAGCCCCAACTGGTAGATGTGGCACACGGGGGAGCTGTTCAAGCAGAGACGGCGACAGGGGACGCAGAGGTTGGAGGggacagagaatgggagaaagatGAACTCGACCTGGATTCCATAAGTGTAAACGTTGAGGCTGTTTGCGTCAGAGGTGGTCTCTACGAAGTGGACGTCAAAGACAAAGAATGTTACCCCGTCTACTGGAACC AGCAGGACTGTATTGCCGTGATGAGGGGTCAGTGGTTCGTCGACGGCACGTGGCTTCCCCTTGAGGAGGACGAGAGTGACCTCATCGAGCTGGAGCACCTTGCCCGTTTCAGGGGGCACCAGACGAGGGAGACCTACGAGGCCGCCATTGAAGTGGTGACCACTACAGTGGACAACAAGGATG CAATCCAGAGTTTGAAACTGAGCCGAAGCCATGTGGACTGGCACAGTGTGGACGAGGTGTATCTCTACAGTGATGCCACCACCTCCAAGATCGCACGCACTGTCACCCAGAGACTGGGCTTCTCCAAAG CTGGCAGTAGTGGGACGCGTCTCCATCGGGGCTATGTGGAGGAGGCAGCGCCCGAGGACACCCCGCCCGAAACAACACACATCGTCTTTGTGGTGCACGGGATTGGTCAGAAGATGGACCAGGGCCGCATCATCAGGAACACAAGCAT GATGAGGGAGGCTGCTAGAAAGATGGAGGAGAAGCATTTCTCAGATCGTTCCACAGGACACGTGGAGTTCCTTCCTGTGGAGTGGAGGTCCAAACTGTGCCTGGATGGAG ACACGGTGGACTCCATCACTCCAGACAAGGTTCGTGGACTCAGGGACATGCTCAACAGCAGTGCCATGGACATCATGTACTACACCAGCCCTCTGTACAGAGACGAG ATCACTAAGGGTCTAACTCAGGAGCTGAATCGTCTCTACAGCCTCTTCTGCATGCGGAACCCTGAGTTTGGGGAGAGTGGCAAGGTGTCCATCGTGTCCCACTCCCTGGGTTGTGTCATAACCTTCGACATCATGACAGGCTGGGATCCGGTACACTTCCGTCATGAAGAACTATGGGCCGAACCCGAGGTGATGCAAGAGCGCTGGCCAAGCTGTCAGGGGCGTCAACTACAAGAGGAGATGAGACTCACACGACTCAG GTTACGAGATTTGGAAAATCAGTTTGCTGGGTTGCAATCCCCGTCATCTGAAGGCTCTTCTTCAGCCTTGAAATTTAAG GTGGAGAACTTTTTCTGCATGGGTTCTCCCCTTGCCGTGTTCTTGGCGTTACGAGGGATCCGACCGGGGAACAACGTGACTCAGGATCACATCTTACCCAAATCCATCTGCCAACGTCTCTTCAACGTCTTTCATCCTACCGACCCTGTG GCTTACCGATTGGAGCCACTGATCTTAAAGAACTACAGTAACATTTCACCTGTCCAAATACACTG GTATAACACATGTAGTCCGACACCGTACGACCAGATCCGTCCCACGCTGCTCAACCCTGCACTGAAGGAGAGAGCATCCATCTCGGACACGGAGAGCCTCCCCAGCCCCTGTACCTCCCCCCCTCAGACCCGAAGACACTACGGAGAGTCCATCACAAACCTGGGGAAAGCCAGCATTatgg GCGCGGCCAGTCTCGGGAAAGGCATTGGCGGGATCTTCTTCTCCCGCTTCTCACGCTCAAGTGGTCAG TGGAGTTGGAGAGGCGCATTGACTTTGAGCTGCGAGAAGGCATGGTGGAGAGCCGCTATTGGTCGGCGGTGA
- the LOC111972742 gene encoding phospholipase DDHD1-like isoform X1, translated as MSNFKDIKSTCQLSSDNNSVSSNDWDMANDVFVTCYEDPMGENIHGEMDSVQSGLEIHLPPLLLGDHRLSQDSMLLGLVEEAYSGYHPLPDSGTDYLDITNDLNYTESDGNVTTKKRNRSTSSRHRGEVVTELGPEEVRWFYKEDKRTWKPFVGHDSLKIEVIYRKLCELNPCKVKCRSPTTEQEDASESATGSEPQLVDVAHGGAVQAETATGDAEVGGDREWEKDELDLDSISVNVEAVCVRGGLYEVDVKDKECYPVYWNQQDCIAVMRGQWFVDGTWLPLEEDESDLIELEHLARFRGHQTRETYEAAIEVVTTTVDNKDAIQSLKLSRSHVDWHSVDEVYLYSDATTSKIARTVTQRLGFSKAGSSGTRLHRGYVEEAAPEDTPPETTHIVFVVHGIGQKMDQGRIIRNTSMMREAARKMEEKHFSDRSTGHVEFLPVEWRSKLCLDGDTVDSITPDKVRGLRDMLNSSAMDIMYYTSPLYRDEITKGLTQELNRLYSLFCMRNPEFGESGKVSIVSHSLGCVITFDIMTGWDPVHFRHEELWAEPEVMQERWPSCQGRQLQEEMRLTRLRLRDLENQFAGLQSPSSEGSSSALKFKVENFFCMGSPLAVFLALRGIRPGNNVTQDHILPKSICQRLFNVFHPTDPVAYRLEPLILKNYSNISPVQIHWYNTCSPTPYDQIRPTLLNPALKERASISDTESLPSPCTSPPQTRRHYGESITNLGKASIMGAASLGKGIGGIFFSRFSRSSGQVGNVEEEPSDSEGGVLEVDNAVSGEEGVATELEKLPVVEETREIESSISRSTSAILDNTTLELERRIDFELREGMVESRYWSAVTSHTAYWCSHDVALFLLTFMYRQGYPTQLSEDNPELS; from the exons ATGAGCAATTTTAAGGACATAAAGTCGACCTGTCAACTGAGCTCGGATAATAATTCCGTGAGCAGCAATGACTGGGATATGGCCAATGATGTGTTTGTGACCTGCTACGAGGACCCGATGGGAGAGAATATACACGGGGAGATGGACTCGGTCCAGTCCGGCTTGGAAATACACCTGCCTCCGCTGCTGCTAGGCGATCACCGTTTATCTCAGGACAGCATGCTATTGGGCCTAGTGGAGGAAGCTTACTCGGGCTATCATCCTCTCCCCGACTCGGGGACAGACTATTTGGATATCACAAACGACCTGAACTACACCGAAAGTGATGGGAATGTGACTACAAAGAAACGTAACCGCTCCACCAGTTCCAGGCACCGCGGGGAGGTCGTCACCGAGCTGGGACCAGAGGAAGTGCGATGGTTCTACAAAGAGGACAAGAGAACATGGAAGCCATTTGTTGGCCACGACTCTTTGAAAATTGAAGTCATTTACCGCAAATTATGTGAACTAAATCCCTGCAAGGTCAAATGTCGGAGTCCCACCACCGAACAAGAGGATGCCAGTGAGTCGGCCACGGGTTCCGAGCCCCAACTGGTAGATGTGGCACACGGGGGAGCTGTTCAAGCAGAGACGGCGACAGGGGACGCAGAGGTTGGAGGggacagagaatgggagaaagatGAACTCGACCTGGATTCCATAAGTGTAAACGTTGAGGCTGTTTGCGTCAGAGGTGGTCTCTACGAAGTGGACGTCAAAGACAAAGAATGTTACCCCGTCTACTGGAACC AGCAGGACTGTATTGCCGTGATGAGGGGTCAGTGGTTCGTCGACGGCACGTGGCTTCCCCTTGAGGAGGACGAGAGTGACCTCATCGAGCTGGAGCACCTTGCCCGTTTCAGGGGGCACCAGACGAGGGAGACCTACGAGGCCGCCATTGAAGTGGTGACCACTACAGTGGACAACAAGGATG CAATCCAGAGTTTGAAACTGAGCCGAAGCCATGTGGACTGGCACAGTGTGGACGAGGTGTATCTCTACAGTGATGCCACCACCTCCAAGATCGCACGCACTGTCACCCAGAGACTGGGCTTCTCCAAAG CTGGCAGTAGTGGGACGCGTCTCCATCGGGGCTATGTGGAGGAGGCAGCGCCCGAGGACACCCCGCCCGAAACAACACACATCGTCTTTGTGGTGCACGGGATTGGTCAGAAGATGGACCAGGGCCGCATCATCAGGAACACAAGCAT GATGAGGGAGGCTGCTAGAAAGATGGAGGAGAAGCATTTCTCAGATCGTTCCACAGGACACGTGGAGTTCCTTCCTGTGGAGTGGAGGTCCAAACTGTGCCTGGATGGAG ACACGGTGGACTCCATCACTCCAGACAAGGTTCGTGGACTCAGGGACATGCTCAACAGCAGTGCCATGGACATCATGTACTACACCAGCCCTCTGTACAGAGACGAG ATCACTAAGGGTCTAACTCAGGAGCTGAATCGTCTCTACAGCCTCTTCTGCATGCGGAACCCTGAGTTTGGGGAGAGTGGCAAGGTGTCCATCGTGTCCCACTCCCTGGGTTGTGTCATAACCTTCGACATCATGACAGGCTGGGATCCGGTACACTTCCGTCATGAAGAACTATGGGCCGAACCCGAGGTGATGCAAGAGCGCTGGCCAAGCTGTCAGGGGCGTCAACTACAAGAGGAGATGAGACTCACACGACTCAG GTTACGAGATTTGGAAAATCAGTTTGCTGGGTTGCAATCCCCGTCATCTGAAGGCTCTTCTTCAGCCTTGAAATTTAAG GTGGAGAACTTTTTCTGCATGGGTTCTCCCCTTGCCGTGTTCTTGGCGTTACGAGGGATCCGACCGGGGAACAACGTGACTCAGGATCACATCTTACCCAAATCCATCTGCCAACGTCTCTTCAACGTCTTTCATCCTACCGACCCTGTG GCTTACCGATTGGAGCCACTGATCTTAAAGAACTACAGTAACATTTCACCTGTCCAAATACACTG GTATAACACATGTAGTCCGACACCGTACGACCAGATCCGTCCCACGCTGCTCAACCCTGCACTGAAGGAGAGAGCATCCATCTCGGACACGGAGAGCCTCCCCAGCCCCTGTACCTCCCCCCCTCAGACCCGAAGACACTACGGAGAGTCCATCACAAACCTGGGGAAAGCCAGCATTatgg GCGCGGCCAGTCTCGGGAAAGGCATTGGCGGGATCTTCTTCTCCCGCTTCTCACGCTCAAGTGGTCAGGTGGGCAACGTGGAGGAGGAGCCTTCCGATTCAGAGGGCGGGGTCTTGGAGGTGGATAATGCCGTATCAGGAGAGGAGGGTGTGGCTACGGAGTTAGAGAAGTTACCTGTAGTAGAGGAGACAAGGGAAATAGAGTCCTCCATATCTCGGTCCACCTCAGCTATCCTGGACAACACCACAT TGGAGTTGGAGAGGCGCATTGACTTTGAGCTGCGAGAAGGCATGGTGGAGAGCCGCTATTGGTCGGCGGTGACCTCGCACACAGCCTATTGGTGTTCACACGACGTGGCACTGTTTCTTCTCACCTTCATGTATAGACAGGGGTATCCCACTCAGCTCTCTGAGGATAACCCAGAGTTATCCTAA
- the LOC111972744 gene encoding 26S proteasome regulatory subunit 10B, with the protein MADTREKGLQDYRKRLLEHKEIDGRLKELREQLKEQTKQYEKSENDLKALQSVGQIVGEVLKQLTEEKFIVKATNGPRYVVGCRRQLDKSQLKPGTRVALDMTTLTIMRYLPREVDPLVYNMSHEDPGSISYSEIGGLAEQIRELREVIELPLTNPELFLRVGIIPPKGCLLYGPPGTGKTLLARAVASQMDCNFLKVVSSSIVDKYIGESARLIREMFNYARDHQPCIIFMDEIDAIGGRRFSEGTSADREIQRTLMELLNQMDGFDTLHRVKMIMATNRPDTLDPALLRPGRLDRKIHVELPNEQARLDILKIHSGPITKHGEIDYEAIVKLSDGFNGADLRNVCTEAGMFAIRTDHEYVTQEDFMKAVRKVADSKKLESKLDYKPI; encoded by the exons ATGGCTGACACCAGAGAAAAGGGACTTCAAGATTACAGAAAAAGATTACTTGAACATAAAGAGATTGATGGACGTTTAAAAGAGT TGAGGGAACAGCTCAAGGAACAGACAAAACAAtatgaaaaatctgaaaatgacCTGAAGGCCTTACAAAGTGTTGGTCAG ATTGTCGGTGAAGTGCTCAAACAGCTGACAGAGGAGAAAT TCATTGTCAAGGCAACCAATGGACCTCGCTATGTTGTTGGCTGCCGCAGACAA CTGGATAAATCGCAGCTCAAACCAGGCACAAGAGTGGCCCTGGACATGACCACCCTCACCATTATGAG ATATCTGCCCAGAGAGGTGGACCCCTTGGTGTACAACATGTCCCATGAAGACCCAGGCAGCATCTCCTACTCAGAGATCGGTGGCTTGGCCGAGCAGATCCGTGAACTGAGAGAG GTGATTGAGCTGCCCCTGACCAACCCTGAGCTATTCCTGAGGGTGGGGATTATCCCTCCAAAGGGCTGCCTGCTCTACGGACCTCCAG GCACCGGAAAGACTCTTCTGGCCAGAGCGGTGGCCAGTCAGATGGACTGTAACTTCCTCAAG GTTGTGTCCAGCTCCATTGTGGATAAGTACATTGGAGAGAGCGCCAGGCTCATCAGGGAGATGTTCAACTACGCCAGGGACCACCAACCCTGCATAATCTTTATGGATGAGATAGACGCCATCG GTGGCCGAAGGTTTTCAGAGGGCACGTCAGCTGACAGAGAGATCCAGAGGACTCTGATGGAG CTGCTGAACCAAATGGACGGCTTTGACACCCTGCACAGAGTCAAGATGATCATGGCCACCAACCGGCCTGACACCCTGGACCCCGCGCTGCTGCGTCCCGGCAGACTGGACCGAAAGATCC ACGTTGAGCTACCCAATGAACAGGCCCGTTTGGACATCCTGAAGATCCACTCTGGCCCCATCACCAAACACGGAGAGATAG ATTACGAAGCGATCGTGAAGCTTTCGGATGGCTTCAACGGAGCCGATTTGAGAAACGTCTGCACTGAAGCAG GTATGTTTGCGATCCGTACCGATCACGAGTACGTCACTCAAGAGGATTTCATGAAGGCGGTTCGCAAGGTGGCCGATTCGAAGAAGCTTGAATCCAAGCTGGACTATAAGCCCATATAA
- the LOC111972745 gene encoding cell growth regulator with RING finger domain protein 1-like — MRMRVCAQDTVVTEVPAMEDTNVFFIHGFDHKSVYLSLARLKMAAVFLVMLYEYSPLFYISVISLCFVVTAAMVLGWFGFDVPVILRSSDETESVLPVPEKRMVQVTNPFALEMGTSGVASVTEGVSLRPCCLEPCVLSCYWGCGVHALQGALQTHQHGPSRLSTPQQFQEALHFQYHHCQSFHISGEDREEHYSEMPAELRITDFGHLPRERYPLVALLTLAEPEARDTYNIAASVTVVHLPDDKYSLSARILFQYLLTAQGNMYELKSLFMSAESMGLSGATDPAPSTEIPPERQEREHGREEEEKTPGMEDEEEWSEEGKAKDCVVCQNAPVNRVLLPCRHACVCDGCVHRFQHCPICRAFVLESFALFQNSPMEEEDEEE; from the exons ATGCGCATGAGGGTATGTGCACAGGACACCGTAGTGACGGAAGTGCCTGCTATGGAGGATACGAATGTATTTTTTATCCACGGGTTTGATCATAAATCGGTTTATTTATCGTTAGCCAGATTAAAAATGGCAGCCGTGTTTCTAGTTATGTTGTATGAATATTCTCCTTTATTTTACATTAGTGTCATATCCTTATGTTTCGTTGTTACCGCCGCCATGGTCCTCGGCTG GTTTGGTTTCGATGTCCCAGTGATTCTTCGTAGCTCTGATGAGACTGAGTCAGTCTTGCCTGTCCCAGAGAAGAGGATGGTTCAGGTGACCAACCCCTTTGCCCTGGAGATGGGGACCTCTGGGGTGGCCTCTGTGACTG AGGGTGTGTCCCTGCGTCCATGCTGCCTGGAGCCCTGTGTGCTGAGCTGTTACTGGGGTTGTGGTGTCCATGCCCTCCAGGGGGCGCTACAGACCCACCAACATGGCCCCAGCAGGCTCAGCACACCACAACAGTTCCAGGAAGCCCTGCACTTCCAGTACCACCACTGCCAAAGTTTCCA TATcagtggagaggacagagaggagcacTACAGCGAGATGCCAGCTGAACTGAGGATCACTGATTTTGGTCATTTGCCACGGGAACGTTATCCCCTGGTGGCTCTCCTCACACTGGCTGAGCCTGAAGCCAGGGACACATACAACATT GCCGCCAGTGTCACCGTAGTCCATCTTCCAGATGACAAATACAGCCTGTCGGCACGGATCCTGTTTCAATACCTCCTCACGGCACAAGGGAACATGTATGAGTTAAAG TCACTCTTTATGTCAGCTGAGAGCATGGGGTTGTCAGGGGCGACTGACCCCGCCCCTAGCACAGAGATACCACCAGAACGACAGGAAAGAGAACatggaagggaggaagaggagaagacacCAGGAATGGAAGATGAAGAGGAGTGGTCAGAGGAGGGAAAAGCCAAagactgtgttgtgtgtcagaATGCACCTGTTAACCGTGTTCTGCTACCCTGCAGGCACGCCTGTGTGTGTGACGGCTGTGTCCATCGCTTCCAACACTGCCCCATATGCAGAGCTTTCGTATTGGAGTCGTTTGCCCTGTTCCAGAATTCCCCtatggaggaggaagatgaggaagaatGA